Proteins found in one Candidatus Anoxymicrobium japonicum genomic segment:
- a CDS encoding acetyl-CoA carboxylase biotin carboxylase subunit (an AccC homodimer forms the biotin carboxylase subunit of the acetyl CoA carboxylase, an enzyme that catalyzes the formation of malonyl-CoA, which in turn controls the rate of fatty acid metabolism), with translation MLIANRGEIALRIMRTCRENNIETIAVYSTADRDSLHVQHADASCCIGDGAAQDSYMNISNIICAALHLKADAIHPGYGFLSEDSRFAEICDTHNLSYIGPRVEALRVAGDKVLSREVALRCDIPVLPATHLTHRIGNLRDEVGEVGYPVVAKPRAGGGGRGILHVPDESALERCMSDRSLMRSIEKGEYFFERFLTRPRHIEVQLIADFGGDVRAIGLRDCSIQKNKQKIIEEAPPPHLSRHLRNRLFDAAIRFCKASGFTTVGTAEFLVDGEEFYFMEFNPRIQVEHTVTEMTTGLDLVWEQIRLSAGEPLEAAQTAESRQAPQSGRESGHEGHAIQARISAEWAQGTPGFCGNVESLQFPGGPGIRVDTHVHPGCDLPYLYDPLLVKVITWASTRGGAVQRIRRALDEVSIGGVKTNLSALQAIVESRDFGHGHYDTSSFEALGSGFDDFDPAVAHEDMEGPSRDAYSPPTGRSSIEIQQKEVK, from the coding sequence ATGCTCATCGCCAACAGGGGTGAGATCGCTCTCCGTATCATGAGAACGTGCCGGGAAAACAATATCGAGACCATCGCGGTGTATTCGACCGCCGACAGGGACTCTCTTCACGTGCAGCATGCCGACGCATCATGCTGCATTGGAGACGGCGCCGCTCAGGACAGTTACATGAACATCTCAAACATAATATGCGCGGCGCTTCACCTGAAAGCCGACGCGATTCATCCCGGTTACGGATTTCTTTCCGAGGATTCGCGGTTTGCCGAGATATGCGACACTCATAACCTTTCGTACATAGGCCCGCGCGTCGAGGCGCTGAGAGTGGCCGGTGACAAGGTTCTCTCGAGAGAAGTCGCCCTCAGATGCGATATCCCGGTGCTTCCCGCGACGCATCTGACACACCGGATCGGCAACTTACGGGACGAAGTCGGAGAAGTCGGTTATCCTGTCGTCGCCAAGCCGCGCGCCGGCGGAGGAGGGCGAGGCATTCTGCACGTGCCCGACGAGAGCGCTCTCGAGCGCTGCATGTCAGACCGTTCTCTCATGCGCTCGATTGAAAAAGGCGAATATTTCTTTGAGCGCTTCCTCACACGACCGAGGCATATTGAAGTCCAGTTGATCGCCGATTTCGGGGGCGATGTTCGCGCCATCGGGTTGAGGGACTGCTCTATCCAGAAAAACAAGCAAAAGATTATTGAGGAAGCCCCGCCCCCACATCTGTCGCGCCACCTGAGAAACCGACTTTTCGACGCCGCGATTCGCTTTTGCAAAGCCTCGGGATTTACCACCGTCGGAACGGCGGAGTTCCTCGTGGATGGAGAAGAGTTCTATTTCATGGAGTTCAACCCGCGCATTCAAGTCGAGCACACAGTAACCGAGATGACAACCGGGCTTGACCTGGTATGGGAACAGATAAGGCTTTCAGCAGGCGAACCCCTCGAAGCGGCTCAAACGGCCGAGTCCCGGCAGGCCCCACAAAGTGGGCGGGAATCGGGCCACGAAGGGCACGCGATTCAGGCTCGCATATCCGCCGAATGGGCTCAAGGAACTCCCGGTTTCTGTGGAAACGTCGAGAGCCTCCAGTTCCCCGGGGGGCCCGGCATCCGCGTCGATACTCACGTACACCCGGGGTGCGATCTCCCCTACCTCTATGACCCGCTGCTGGTGAAGGTAATCACCTGGGCTTCGACAAGGGGAGGCGCCGTACAGCGTATACGCAGGGCGCTTGACGAAGTAAGTATCGGCGGCGTCAAAACAAACCTGTCCGCCCTTCAAGCAATAGTCGAATCGCGAGATTTCGGGCACGGCCATTATGACACCAGCTCTTTTGAAGCGCTCGGATCCGGGTTCGACGACTTTGATCCTGCCGTGGCGCATGAAGACATGGAAGGACCTTCGCGCGACGCGTATTCACCGCCCACCGGGCGGTCATCTATTGAAATTCAGCAAAAGGAGGTGAAGTAG
- a CDS encoding biotin transporter BioY — protein MAPAIGVVSFAALTAVGARYAIHIGPVPYTLQVFFVLLAGMVLGPKLGAASQLAYVAAGFSGIPVFSSPPYAGGGYLLGPTGGYLVGFVAAAWLTGWVVHRWRDARDGDLMVIGYAFAGMLGLVAIYAFGASGLAIWMLGGGKGFADAVSAAWKLGIAPFIVVDILKSAAAALSCSGVNATRSA, from the coding sequence ATGGCCCCCGCAATCGGGGTTGTGTCGTTTGCCGCTCTCACCGCCGTTGGAGCAAGGTACGCGATTCACATCGGCCCGGTTCCTTACACGTTACAGGTGTTCTTCGTGCTCCTCGCCGGCATGGTGCTTGGGCCGAAGCTTGGCGCGGCAAGCCAGCTCGCGTATGTGGCCGCGGGCTTTTCGGGAATTCCGGTTTTTTCTTCTCCTCCATACGCCGGAGGTGGATACCTTCTGGGGCCAACGGGAGGTTACCTGGTTGGTTTCGTTGCCGCCGCATGGCTTACGGGATGGGTGGTCCACAGGTGGCGCGACGCCCGCGACGGAGATTTGATGGTAATCGGCTATGCGTTCGCCGGAATGCTTGGATTGGTCGCGATCTATGCCTTCGGCGCGTCCGGGCTCGCCATCTGGATGCTTGGTGGTGGGAAAGGGTTCGCGGACGCTGTCTCCGCGGCCTGGAAGCTCGGCATAGCTCCTTTCATAGTTGTCGATATCCTCAAAAGCGCGGCAGCCGCGCTTTCGTGCTCCGGCGTAAACGCAACCAGATCCGCTTAA
- a CDS encoding acyl carrier protein, with the protein MTVLEETKAIIAEILGIDSEKINPETSLVTDLQANSLDLLEIVSMLEEKYGLSIVDDNLEDLNSVGDIVNFVEQRVKA; encoded by the coding sequence ATGACAGTCCTTGAAGAGACAAAAGCGATAATCGCGGAAATACTCGGCATAGACTCAGAGAAGATCAATCCGGAGACAAGTCTCGTGACGGATCTCCAGGCAAACTCTCTCGATCTGCTGGAAATAGTGAGCATGCTGGAGGAGAAGTATGGACTCTCTATCGTTGACGACAATCTGGAGGATCTCAATTCCGTTGGCGACATCGTCAACTTTGTCGAACAACGCGTAAAGGCATAA